A single Primulina eburnea isolate SZY01 chromosome 11, ASM2296580v1, whole genome shotgun sequence DNA region contains:
- the LOC140805591 gene encoding secreted RxLR effector protein 161-like, translating to MPNKNDLEREQMKNISYASAVGSLMYAQVCTRPDIAFVVGMLGRYQSNPVLDHWKAAKKVMRYLQRTKDYMLMFRRTENLEVIDYSDSDYAGCIDLRKSTSGYIFMLAG from the coding sequence ATGCCCAATAAGAATGATCTAGAGCGGGAACAAATGAAAAACATTTCTTATGCTTCTGCTGTCGGAAGCTTGATGTATGCTCAGGTTTGCACTAGACCTGACATTGCATTTGTTGTTGGGATGTTGGGAAGATATCAGAGTAATCCAGTTTTAGACCATTGGAAAGCTGCAAAGAAAGTCATGAGGTACCTTCAAAGGACTAAAGATTATATGCTTATGTTCAGACGAACTGAGAATTTGGAAGTAATTGATTACTCTGATTCAGACTACGCTGGCTGCATTGATTTACGAAAATCCACTTCAGGATATATTTTCATGCTAGCTGGTTGA
- the LOC140805699 gene encoding sucrose nonfermenting 4-like protein isoform X2, which produces MVQTPFTWRYGGREVFLSGSFNGWSERIQLIPMEGSAAVFQRIIDLPPGCYQYKFVVDGEWQVDQQQICDVDKYGTVNNIVLVSGTEFMSPDFNAEAFHSSTSGANDREILSVGSSSGSLCTEPAMQLSDADMDILRQVLSMHLFSAAVYELIPNSGKVLILDIEVDVEKAFHVMYDEGLRVVPLWDEHNRQMAGMLTSSDFILILLQLYSNHAIFSNEDLGRQTVSSWKGWKFQHHRDVLRTLVPRERIPLIYAGPDESLADVASRILQNNISAIPVVHSVNGLCPRLLHIACLSGVLKRTWAKEFRKTMARPLLTLHLSNSLNDALTMLLEAQISSIPIVDDGGNLVDTYSRSDIFSLAKDNMYTHIQLDHMTILQAIEITVDVRRDRLQTCTRFDSLYRVMELLSEPDTRRVIIVEASSRRIEGVITLRDVFHFLSR; this is translated from the exons ATGGTGCAAACCCCGTTCACTTGGCGTTATGGAGGTCGTGAAGTCTTTCTTTCTGGCTCCTTTAATGG GTGGAGCGAGAGGATACAATTGATTCCAATGGAGGGTTCTGCTGCTGTTTTCCAGAGAATTATCGATCTTCCACCTGGTTGTTATCAG TATAAATTTGTGGTCGATGGTGAATGGCAAGTTGATCAGCAGCAAATATGTGATGTTGATAAGTATGGAACGGTAAACAACATAGTCCTCGTCAGTGGAACAGAGTTCATGTCTCCAGATTTTAACGCTGAAGCTTTTCACTCTAGTACAAGTGGAGCAAATGACAGAGAAATTCTTTCTGTG GGTTCATCTTCTGGCAGTCTCTGTACTGAACCAGCTATGCAATTATCAGATGCTGATATGGATATTCTTCGTCAAGTTCTATCCATGCATTTGTTCTCTGCTGCAGTATATGAGCTAATCCCGAATTCAGGCAAG GTCCTTATATTGGATATTGAAGTAGACGTGGAAAAGGCCTTCCATGTTATGTATGACGAG GGGCTCAGAGTTGTGCCTTTGTGGGATGAACATAACAGGCAGATGGCAGGAATGTTGACCTCTTCAGATTTTATTTTGATCTTACTTCAG CTTTACAGTAATCATGCAATATTTTCCAATGAAGATCTTGGAAGACAGACGGTATCTTCCTGGAAAGGCTGGAAATTTCAACACCACAGAGATGTACTTAGGACTTTGGTTCCCCGTGAAAGAATTCCTTTAATTTAT GCTGGTCCTGATGAGTCTTTAGCCGATGTTGCTTCAAGAATTCTACAGAATAACATTTCCGCCATTCCAGTTGTACATTCAGTAAATGGATTGTGCCCTCGTTTGTTGCATATAGCATGCCTCTCTGGAGTTTTAAAAC GTACATGGGCAAAAGAATTTCGGAAAACAATGGCTCGTCCATTGTTGACGTTGCACCTCAGTAATTCTCTTAATGATGCTCTTACAATGTTACTAGAAG CTCAAATAAGTTCCATACCCATAGTTGATGATGGGGGTAACCTTGTAGATACGTACTCCAGAAG TGATATTTTCTCCTTAGCAAAGGATAACATGTATACACATATTCAACTCGACCATATGACGATATTGCAA GCAATAGAAATTACTGTTGATGTGCGTAGAGATCGCCTACAAACATGTACAAGGTTTGATTCCTTGTACAGGGTAATGGAACTTCTATCCGAACCAG ATACACGTCGTGTTATTATAGTTGAGGCGTCCAGCCGACGCATCGAAGGTGTAATTACCTTGAGGGATGTATTTCATTTTTTGTCTAGATGA
- the LOC140805699 gene encoding sucrose nonfermenting 4-like protein isoform X1 — protein MVQTPFTWRYGGREVFLSGSFNGWSERIQLIPMEGSAAVFQRIIDLPPGCYQYKFVVDGEWQVDQQQICDVDKYGTVNNIVLVSGTEFMSPDFNAEAFHSSTSGANDREILSVGSSSGSLCTEPAMQLSDADMDILRQVLSMHLFSAAVYELIPNSGKVLILDIEVDVEKAFHVMYDEGLRVVPLWDEHNRQMAGMLTSSDFILILLQLYSNHAIFSNEDLGRQTVSSWKGWKFQHHRDVLRTLVPRERIPLIYAGPDESLADVASRILQNNISAIPVVHSVNGLCPRLLHIACLSGVLKHVCRHLKHHLGYLTLLQQPVGYLPLGTWAKEFRKTMARPLLTLHLSNSLNDALTMLLEAQISSIPIVDDGGNLVDTYSRSDIFSLAKDNMYTHIQLDHMTILQAIEITVDVRRDRLQTCTRFDSLYRVMELLSEPDTRRVIIVEASSRRIEGVITLRDVFHFLSR, from the exons ATGGTGCAAACCCCGTTCACTTGGCGTTATGGAGGTCGTGAAGTCTTTCTTTCTGGCTCCTTTAATGG GTGGAGCGAGAGGATACAATTGATTCCAATGGAGGGTTCTGCTGCTGTTTTCCAGAGAATTATCGATCTTCCACCTGGTTGTTATCAG TATAAATTTGTGGTCGATGGTGAATGGCAAGTTGATCAGCAGCAAATATGTGATGTTGATAAGTATGGAACGGTAAACAACATAGTCCTCGTCAGTGGAACAGAGTTCATGTCTCCAGATTTTAACGCTGAAGCTTTTCACTCTAGTACAAGTGGAGCAAATGACAGAGAAATTCTTTCTGTG GGTTCATCTTCTGGCAGTCTCTGTACTGAACCAGCTATGCAATTATCAGATGCTGATATGGATATTCTTCGTCAAGTTCTATCCATGCATTTGTTCTCTGCTGCAGTATATGAGCTAATCCCGAATTCAGGCAAG GTCCTTATATTGGATATTGAAGTAGACGTGGAAAAGGCCTTCCATGTTATGTATGACGAG GGGCTCAGAGTTGTGCCTTTGTGGGATGAACATAACAGGCAGATGGCAGGAATGTTGACCTCTTCAGATTTTATTTTGATCTTACTTCAG CTTTACAGTAATCATGCAATATTTTCCAATGAAGATCTTGGAAGACAGACGGTATCTTCCTGGAAAGGCTGGAAATTTCAACACCACAGAGATGTACTTAGGACTTTGGTTCCCCGTGAAAGAATTCCTTTAATTTAT GCTGGTCCTGATGAGTCTTTAGCCGATGTTGCTTCAAGAATTCTACAGAATAACATTTCCGCCATTCCAGTTGTACATTCAGTAAATGGATTGTGCCCTCGTTTGTTGCATATAGCATGCCTCTCTGGAGTTTTAAAAC ATGTGTGCAGGCATTTGAAGCACCATCTTGGATATCTGACTCTTTTACAGCAACCTGTTGGTTACCTCCCATTAGGTACATGGGCAAAAGAATTTCGGAAAACAATGGCTCGTCCATTGTTGACGTTGCACCTCAGTAATTCTCTTAATGATGCTCTTACAATGTTACTAGAAG CTCAAATAAGTTCCATACCCATAGTTGATGATGGGGGTAACCTTGTAGATACGTACTCCAGAAG TGATATTTTCTCCTTAGCAAAGGATAACATGTATACACATATTCAACTCGACCATATGACGATATTGCAA GCAATAGAAATTACTGTTGATGTGCGTAGAGATCGCCTACAAACATGTACAAGGTTTGATTCCTTGTACAGGGTAATGGAACTTCTATCCGAACCAG ATACACGTCGTGTTATTATAGTTGAGGCGTCCAGCCGACGCATCGAAGGTGTAATTACCTTGAGGGATGTATTTCATTTTTTGTCTAGATGA
- the LOC140805699 gene encoding sucrose nonfermenting 4-like protein isoform X3 has protein sequence MVQTPFTWRYGGREVFLSGSFNGWSERIQLIPMEGSAAVFQRIIDLPPGCYQYKFVVDGEWQVDQQQICDVDKYGTVNNIVLVSGTEFMSPDFNAEAFHSSTSGANDREILSVGSSSGSLCTEPAMQLSDADMDILRQVLSMHLFSAAVYELIPNSGKVLILDIEVDVEKAFHVMYDELYSNHAIFSNEDLGRQTVSSWKGWKFQHHRDVLRTLVPRERIPLIYAGPDESLADVASRILQNNISAIPVVHSVNGLCPRLLHIACLSGVLKHVCRHLKHHLGYLTLLQQPVGYLPLGTWAKEFRKTMARPLLTLHLSNSLNDALTMLLEAQISSIPIVDDGGNLVDTYSRSDIFSLAKDNMYTHIQLDHMTILQAIEITVDVRRDRLQTCTRFDSLYRVMELLSEPDTRRVIIVEASSRRIEGVITLRDVFHFLSR, from the exons ATGGTGCAAACCCCGTTCACTTGGCGTTATGGAGGTCGTGAAGTCTTTCTTTCTGGCTCCTTTAATGG GTGGAGCGAGAGGATACAATTGATTCCAATGGAGGGTTCTGCTGCTGTTTTCCAGAGAATTATCGATCTTCCACCTGGTTGTTATCAG TATAAATTTGTGGTCGATGGTGAATGGCAAGTTGATCAGCAGCAAATATGTGATGTTGATAAGTATGGAACGGTAAACAACATAGTCCTCGTCAGTGGAACAGAGTTCATGTCTCCAGATTTTAACGCTGAAGCTTTTCACTCTAGTACAAGTGGAGCAAATGACAGAGAAATTCTTTCTGTG GGTTCATCTTCTGGCAGTCTCTGTACTGAACCAGCTATGCAATTATCAGATGCTGATATGGATATTCTTCGTCAAGTTCTATCCATGCATTTGTTCTCTGCTGCAGTATATGAGCTAATCCCGAATTCAGGCAAG GTCCTTATATTGGATATTGAAGTAGACGTGGAAAAGGCCTTCCATGTTATGTATGACGAG CTTTACAGTAATCATGCAATATTTTCCAATGAAGATCTTGGAAGACAGACGGTATCTTCCTGGAAAGGCTGGAAATTTCAACACCACAGAGATGTACTTAGGACTTTGGTTCCCCGTGAAAGAATTCCTTTAATTTAT GCTGGTCCTGATGAGTCTTTAGCCGATGTTGCTTCAAGAATTCTACAGAATAACATTTCCGCCATTCCAGTTGTACATTCAGTAAATGGATTGTGCCCTCGTTTGTTGCATATAGCATGCCTCTCTGGAGTTTTAAAAC ATGTGTGCAGGCATTTGAAGCACCATCTTGGATATCTGACTCTTTTACAGCAACCTGTTGGTTACCTCCCATTAGGTACATGGGCAAAAGAATTTCGGAAAACAATGGCTCGTCCATTGTTGACGTTGCACCTCAGTAATTCTCTTAATGATGCTCTTACAATGTTACTAGAAG CTCAAATAAGTTCCATACCCATAGTTGATGATGGGGGTAACCTTGTAGATACGTACTCCAGAAG TGATATTTTCTCCTTAGCAAAGGATAACATGTATACACATATTCAACTCGACCATATGACGATATTGCAA GCAATAGAAATTACTGTTGATGTGCGTAGAGATCGCCTACAAACATGTACAAGGTTTGATTCCTTGTACAGGGTAATGGAACTTCTATCCGAACCAG ATACACGTCGTGTTATTATAGTTGAGGCGTCCAGCCGACGCATCGAAGGTGTAATTACCTTGAGGGATGTATTTCATTTTTTGTCTAGATGA
- the LOC140805699 gene encoding sucrose nonfermenting 4-like protein isoform X4, with the protein MEGSAAVFQRIIDLPPGCYQYKFVVDGEWQVDQQQICDVDKYGTVNNIVLVSGTEFMSPDFNAEAFHSSTSGANDREILSVGSSSGSLCTEPAMQLSDADMDILRQVLSMHLFSAAVYELIPNSGKVLILDIEVDVEKAFHVMYDEGLRVVPLWDEHNRQMAGMLTSSDFILILLQLYSNHAIFSNEDLGRQTVSSWKGWKFQHHRDVLRTLVPRERIPLIYAGPDESLADVASRILQNNISAIPVVHSVNGLCPRLLHIACLSGVLKHVCRHLKHHLGYLTLLQQPVGYLPLGTWAKEFRKTMARPLLTLHLSNSLNDALTMLLEAQISSIPIVDDGGNLVDTYSRSDIFSLAKDNMYTHIQLDHMTILQAIEITVDVRRDRLQTCTRFDSLYRVMELLSEPDTRRVIIVEASSRRIEGVITLRDVFHFLSR; encoded by the exons ATGGAGGGTTCTGCTGCTGTTTTCCAGAGAATTATCGATCTTCCACCTGGTTGTTATCAG TATAAATTTGTGGTCGATGGTGAATGGCAAGTTGATCAGCAGCAAATATGTGATGTTGATAAGTATGGAACGGTAAACAACATAGTCCTCGTCAGTGGAACAGAGTTCATGTCTCCAGATTTTAACGCTGAAGCTTTTCACTCTAGTACAAGTGGAGCAAATGACAGAGAAATTCTTTCTGTG GGTTCATCTTCTGGCAGTCTCTGTACTGAACCAGCTATGCAATTATCAGATGCTGATATGGATATTCTTCGTCAAGTTCTATCCATGCATTTGTTCTCTGCTGCAGTATATGAGCTAATCCCGAATTCAGGCAAG GTCCTTATATTGGATATTGAAGTAGACGTGGAAAAGGCCTTCCATGTTATGTATGACGAG GGGCTCAGAGTTGTGCCTTTGTGGGATGAACATAACAGGCAGATGGCAGGAATGTTGACCTCTTCAGATTTTATTTTGATCTTACTTCAG CTTTACAGTAATCATGCAATATTTTCCAATGAAGATCTTGGAAGACAGACGGTATCTTCCTGGAAAGGCTGGAAATTTCAACACCACAGAGATGTACTTAGGACTTTGGTTCCCCGTGAAAGAATTCCTTTAATTTAT GCTGGTCCTGATGAGTCTTTAGCCGATGTTGCTTCAAGAATTCTACAGAATAACATTTCCGCCATTCCAGTTGTACATTCAGTAAATGGATTGTGCCCTCGTTTGTTGCATATAGCATGCCTCTCTGGAGTTTTAAAAC ATGTGTGCAGGCATTTGAAGCACCATCTTGGATATCTGACTCTTTTACAGCAACCTGTTGGTTACCTCCCATTAGGTACATGGGCAAAAGAATTTCGGAAAACAATGGCTCGTCCATTGTTGACGTTGCACCTCAGTAATTCTCTTAATGATGCTCTTACAATGTTACTAGAAG CTCAAATAAGTTCCATACCCATAGTTGATGATGGGGGTAACCTTGTAGATACGTACTCCAGAAG TGATATTTTCTCCTTAGCAAAGGATAACATGTATACACATATTCAACTCGACCATATGACGATATTGCAA GCAATAGAAATTACTGTTGATGTGCGTAGAGATCGCCTACAAACATGTACAAGGTTTGATTCCTTGTACAGGGTAATGGAACTTCTATCCGAACCAG ATACACGTCGTGTTATTATAGTTGAGGCGTCCAGCCGACGCATCGAAGGTGTAATTACCTTGAGGGATGTATTTCATTTTTTGTCTAGATGA